Genomic window (Zingiber officinale cultivar Zhangliang chromosome 2B, Zo_v1.1, whole genome shotgun sequence):
ATCTGTAGCTTCGGATTTGTTTCGATTTAGATCGTGGTTTATTATAGTTGGAATTGTGAATTGGTAGTGTTTTGTGGATTGATTCTGACTCTTAAACAGTCAATTTCAACTGTTTGATTGAGATCATTGAAATGTCTCGGGTCTATGGAATTGTGAAAGAATCTATGAAATATAATGAACAATATGAAAGAGTTAAGATGGAATAATTTTGGTTCATTCAGATAAATTTATCCAAAATTGAATATGTAaaactggatttttttttttcataacatgaaaAGATTGACAAAATAGTTAAGAGAAATGGACATAAACAAGAGTCGTAAATATTTTGGTTTGGTATAAGGTGTGCCTTAAAGAGGGGAGAGATAATGGCGTCGGAGGAAGATCAAGGAGAAAATAAGAAGAGTATCCTTCTAAAACGAAGAGAAATAcgaaataaaggaaagaaattacAATTAATAGATCTTAATTCCAATCTTATAAAAAACGAAATAGATCTTTTACCCAAAAAGGAAAGTACATAATTGAACGATATTAACTCAAAATAGGATGTGGATCAAGACAAATTCTCTTCTATAAATACCAGGAACACCAAAATTACCCTAAATACCCTAAAAatgaaaattaccaaaaatatcaAAAAGGCTTTGAAAAGGATTTAAACAGTGGAATTTGGAGTCCAAATTTGGCAGTTACGGTTTCACCGTAACAAACGTAGGTTTTCGAATTCTACACGCATGGCCACTGACAGAGCCAgttccgagtcaaaagttatgcccTGTTGAAGTTTGAAAGGTCATATTAGGTTTCATCTAGGGATGTAAACAAGCCGAACTGAgctgaacagtattaggctcgagctcggttcgtttaagttatattcgggctcgagctcggctcgagctcgaatcgaacttTTATTGCAAGGCTCGAGCAAAGCTCGTtttggaattatcaagctcgcaaacagttcgagctcggctcgttattagctcgattatcatagttaacgagcctaattcgTTAAGCGGGCTCGGGCTTATTTtcgggctcgttttagagctcattttttttggctcgttttaaagctcgttttaaggttcgttttagaactcgttttttggctcgttttagagctcgtttttttggctcgatttaaggctcgttttaaggttcatttttttggctcgtgagcctataaacgaacatgttcgcaagctcacgagccgaatatccttaagctcgagctcggctcgataaaactgtcgagctcggcttgataagataacgaacgaactcgaacgagctttttatcgaaccgagctacgaataactcgcgaaccgtttggttcatttacatccctaatttCATCATGGCTTGGGCCGGCATCAAATAAGAACATTTGTTGTTTAAATTGTACTCGAGAAATTCCCCATTTGTCTCGCCGCCATTATTGAAATGTAAGGCAATGGCTTGGTAGAAGTTTGAATGCTTATTTGATTAACAACCCGTGCCAATTGATCATGTTCTATTTTCTCTTCTGGTTCTTGCTACTGCATATCTACCGTCCATTACTGTTTTTAGTTGCTTACAAGTTGGTGTTCTAATAACAATGTTAATGCTAAATATCATCAATCTATCTCTATGCATTATTTCTGTGCTTCGTTTCTTAAATTTGCTATGTTGACCTGGAAGTAACATTTTTCCAATAGAGCAAGGTCATGATTTCATTCTGTTCTCAGGAGCGATCTTAACAATTTCTTCTATACAATTTCATGCTATATACTTCCACAAACTTAAACTAATAATTGAATATACTCTCTACAGTCGAGATTATCTTGGTGGATTCTGTCACTAACATGGCCACTTCTTTGGATCAATGGACGAGGGAGTTCAATGAAGCATCAAGGCTTTCTGATGAAATTAATGCTCTGATTTCTGAAAGGGGCTCTTTGCCTCCGTCAGGTCCTGAAACCCAACGTCATTTAACTGCAATGAGGAGGAAGATAACAATTCTTCGGACCAGACTGGAGAACTTGGAGTCCCTTCTTTCAAAGCTTCCTAGCACACAGCCAATGTACGAGCTTTTGTATCTTTCACCTAGTATTACATTTAGATCGAGTCTCCAATCGTGATTCTGGAATCAAATTATATTGGATTTGATAATTCCTGACTGATGATGAGGGTTTTGcaataaaattaaagtaaaatagaGTTGACTGGACATTGTTATGTTGAGGAAAAGGTATTAGTAGAGTTTTTTTTGTTCATGATTAACTCTCTTTTTTTGATATATCTGCTTATTTATACCTGTCTTTACCTTTATGCTAACATCATTTCTTACATGTCCAACTCGTTTCCCTTGTCTACACTTTAATTTGCAGGATATTATACCATCTTTAGATTGTATAAGGTTGCATCTTTTCCTTGTATATTGACAGAGCATTGTAATAAAAGTCCTGTAAAGAAAGTTGCTTTGTTTTATTGGATGTAGGCTTAGTATCATCCATTCATTCCTTTTCGTAACATGATCTGTTCTTCACACATCTTATCTGACTTCTTAATGCAGAAAAGATAAAGACTTGCATAAGCGCCAAGAGATGTTATCAAATctaaatgctaaagcaaatcagCTGGCGTCCATGTTAAAAATGTCCAACTTTGGAAACAGGTTTGCTCAACACAGTGCTAAAAAATATATCAACCTTTAAATTTTTACCATAATAAAGTATCTGTTTCGTGTCAAAGTTCATGGATCACATTTAGATAGTTCGTATCGTATACATGGCATGGTGCTACTGTCCTCATGATTATAGTCAATTACTCAACATTGAACTAAACATTTATTTAACACAGAGAGGACTTGCTTGGAGATGGTAAAAAGCCAGTTGATGTGGTGACGATAACTGCTGGGCTTGATAATCAGGGTATTGTTGGTTTACAGAGGCAGATTATGAGAGGTATGACTCAATTTTTTTCTATTAATTCTTGATTGAAGACATTATTATCTATTAATCTGATATTACAGAGCAAGATGAGGGCCTTGAAAACTTGGAGGTGACCGTGTTGAGCACAAAACATATCGCATTAGCAGTTAACGAGGAATTGGATCTACACACAAGATTAATTGTATGTAATGTCATTACCAAGCAATAGGCTTCTTTTTGATGCAAAATTATTCAGCAACTTTCAAGTTTTTAAGGCAGTCGATGCTAACGTTTATGGAATGATGCAGGATGATGCCGACGAGCAAGTCGGTGTAACAGACTCTCGGTTACAGGTAGATACAGCCTTTCACTGTTTTAGATTACTGTCTGGTGGTCCTTGTTATAAGTTTGCATAGGCCTCTGGTATTTGCATGACAAAGTTAAAGTTAAATTGGCACTTAAAAAACCATGCTTTCTGGATGTTTGTATATGACTAGGCTGCTGAGGTTATACTTGACTGCTTATTTTAGAACTTAAATCATTTCTTCACTTTCTTTCGCGGTGTATTCGACACTTCTGAATAGAAGTTATTCGACTATGTCTATTTGGATCGTGCAGAGAGTTCAAAAGAGATTGGCAATCCTCAACAAACGCACAAAAggtggttgttcatgcttgtgtcTGCTGTTATCTATCGTCGCCATTGCAGTGCTGATTGCTGTGGTTTGGGCTCTCATCAAGTACTTGTAGTTGGGGGGCATCGAGGATGTCACGTCATGATGCCATGTACGAGTGGTGTTTCTGCTAGTGTTCGCCTCTGAGACTGTGATCGTTCTCATGTGTTTTACTTATCGAGCTTGCATTCGCTGCTCGAGAAAAATGAGGATAATGCAAAAAGTGGGTTTGGTTTGTGCTAGTGTTTGCCTCCAAGGCTGCGATTGTTCGTGTGCTTTACTTGTTTGAGTTGCACTCGGTACCGGAGAATAGTAAGAATAATGTCGGGTGTCTTTTGCTTTTATTCGATGTAAAATATGGCTTATAACTCGGGTAAACAACTGTCAAATTCGAGCAAAATTATGGCCTTAAATGTACTGTGTGATGTGTGCTTCAAAGCAGGATAATGAAATCTagtttttgaggttcaaaattgtTATGCTGAATCTTCTCCTAGCTGTTGTAATAAATGATTCAGCTACTTTTGAATGCTTTGCTTCTTGTACTCGAGGAGGCAAAAGCTCCCAACTCCTTTCCAAGACAAAATTCTTCATCCAACTTTCTATGCCATTGAGTTTAATCCTCTACTATATCTTCATATTTATTATGGGCTCACATCACCACTTATGATTATGATTCCTTGAGCCAAAATTACAACCCATGTTTGAGTCTTACCAAGCTCATCTTGCTCCACTACAATACTTGAACCACAACTATAAACATGAACAATCTAAAGAAACAATTATCGAAATGCAAACGCAAACGACACGAACCGCAGAAGATAGAACAACAAAATACATCAGTAAGTCTATAAATTCCTACTGCATCATAAACGAGTCATCATCAATCTGAAACAACAATAGCCAAGTGTTCAATTTGCCTGGTGCCAAAGATCATAAGTTGCCCTACATGGCCGGAATTCTAGCTGGTCACTTCACCTGCAAACTCCGGCCACCGTCCCGGCTGCCGGAATCTCTCCATAGCAATTGGGagcgggagagggagagggagagagcctTGAAGGGTGATCAGTAAGTGAGGTTTAATGAATGAATTGAGGAGGCATGGCTCTGGTTTTGTGACCTTGTAAAGTGGTGAGTTGGAAGGGATCTTCCAAAGCATATCCCTTGAGCACATCCACATTTTCAATGGTATTTATTTGTTTTGGTGATGTCTT
Coding sequences:
- the LOC122045061 gene encoding syntaxin-52-like, whose product is MATSLDQWTREFNEASRLSDEINALISERGSLPPSGPETQRHLTAMRRKITILRTRLENLESLLSKLPSTQPIKDKDLHKRQEMLSNLNAKANQLASMLKMSNFGNREDLLGDGKKPVDVVTITAGLDNQGIVGLQRQIMREQDEGLENLEVTVLSTKHIALAVNEELDLHTRLIDDADEQVGVTDSRLQRVQKRLAILNKRTKGGCSCLCLLLSIVAIAVLIAVVWALIKYL